A single Antechinus flavipes isolate AdamAnt ecotype Samford, QLD, Australia chromosome 5, AdamAnt_v2, whole genome shotgun sequence DNA region contains:
- the LOC127538231 gene encoding galectin-1-like isoform X2 — MAKPLFAINLNLQPGSILRLVGDISSNAYQFTIALNNIDNSTALHFTARFNYLRDHNKIVCNTRNNGKWGKEIRQNYFPFLKGIRVEIFIAFQGTYFKIKLPDGYEFSVPNRNEITLIETLGVSGDIIIRALSFE, encoded by the exons ATGGCCAAA CCATTGTTTGCCATTAACTTGAACCTGCAACCTGGATCGATTCTAAGACTAGTGGGAGACATATCATCTAATGCCTACCA ATTTACAATTGCATTGAACAATATTGACAATAGCACTGCACTTCATTTCACTGCACGTTTCAACTATCTACGTGATCACAACAAAATAGTCTGCAACACCCGGAATAATGGGAAGTGGGGCAAAGAAATAAGACAGAACTATTTCCCCTTTCTGAAAGGGATCAGAGTAGAG ATTTTCATAGCATTTCAAGGGACTTACTTTAAAATAAAGCTGCCTGATGGATATGAGTTTAGTGTCCCCAACCGCAATGAAATAACACTAATCGAAACCCTGGGAGTTAGTGGAGACATCATAATAAGAGCACTGTCCTTCGAATGA
- the LOC127538231 gene encoding galectin-1-like isoform X1 — MWIPFLILLLTCVTWRRSQFASLNLSFLPLFAINLNLQPGSILRLVGDISSNAYQFTIALNNIDNSTALHFTARFNYLRDHNKIVCNTRNNGKWGKEIRQNYFPFLKGIRVEIFIAFQGTYFKIKLPDGYEFSVPNRNEITLIETLGVSGDIIIRALSFE; from the exons ATGTGGATTCCATTTCTAATTCTGTTGCTGACTTGTGTGACCTGGAGAAGGTCCCAATTTGcttctttgaatctcagtttcctg CCATTGTTTGCCATTAACTTGAACCTGCAACCTGGATCGATTCTAAGACTAGTGGGAGACATATCATCTAATGCCTACCA ATTTACAATTGCATTGAACAATATTGACAATAGCACTGCACTTCATTTCACTGCACGTTTCAACTATCTACGTGATCACAACAAAATAGTCTGCAACACCCGGAATAATGGGAAGTGGGGCAAAGAAATAAGACAGAACTATTTCCCCTTTCTGAAAGGGATCAGAGTAGAG ATTTTCATAGCATTTCAAGGGACTTACTTTAAAATAAAGCTGCCTGATGGATATGAGTTTAGTGTCCCCAACCGCAATGAAATAACACTAATCGAAACCCTGGGAGTTAGTGGAGACATCATAATAAGAGCACTGTCCTTCGAATGA